The following are encoded together in the Panicum virgatum strain AP13 chromosome 6K, P.virgatum_v5, whole genome shotgun sequence genome:
- the LOC120711548 gene encoding dolabradiene monooxygenase-like, translating into MEDHQHCLYLVLALVSLLVILLAKRRRSAAAPEHGLRQPPGPWQLPIIGSLHHMIGKLPHHAMRDLARRHGPLMLLQLGEVPTLVVSSREAAREVMRTHDAVFATRPMSPTMRALTDGGRGIIMAPYGAHWRQLRRITITKLLSARRVNSFRAVREEEAAAMLRVCAAAAAESRAVNMRERLSELITDTTMRAAMGDRIKDREVLLRALDEAIVLAAGFNPADLWPSSRIVSWLSSAVRRSEEIRQTSFGILDEIIKDHLERMERGDGGEVEDLLDVLLKVQKDGELPIPLDTDVIKVAITDIFAGSETTAPTLEWAMAELVQNPKVMERATAEVRRAFAAHGSVREEKLVEAGLQYLPLVIRETLRLHTPLPFLIPQACQEPCRVLGYDVPQGITVMVNAWALGRDERYWPGDPDAFRPERFEAGGGSAADFKGTDYELLPFGAGRRMCPGLGFGLANMELALASLLFHFDWEVPGGAKLDMTEAFGITAHRKSRLLLRPILRVPVPGV; encoded by the exons ATGGAAGACCACCAGCACTGCCTCTACCTCGTATTAGCTCTCGTCTCGCTGCTCGTCATCTTGCTCGCCAAgcgccggcgctccgccgcggcgcccgagCACGGCCTGCGGCAACCACCGGGGCCATGGCAGCTGCCAATCATCGGCAGCCTGCACCACATGATCGGCAAGCTCCCGCACCACGCGATGCGTGACCTCGCGCGGCGCCACGGGCCGCTCATGCTGCTCCAGCTCGGCGAGGTGCCCACGCTGGTGGTGTCGTcccgggaggcggcgcgggaggtgaTGAGGACGCACGACGCGGTGTTCGCGACGCGGCCGATGAGCCCCACCATGCGGGCGCTCACCGACGGCGGCCGGGGGATCATCATGGCGCCCTACGGGGCCCACTGGCGGCAGCTCCGCCGGATCACCATCACCAAGCTCCTCAGCGCGCGCCGCGTCAACTCCTTCCGCGCCGTCCGCGAGGAGGAGGCTGCCGCCATGCTGCGcgtgtgcgccgccgcggcggcggagtctCGCGCCGTGAACATGCGCGAGCGGCTGTCCGAGCTCATCACGGACACCACGATGCGCGCTGCGATGGGCGACCGGATCAAGGACCGCGAGGTCTTGCTGCGGGCGCTCGACGAAGCCATCGTGCTCGCCGCCGGGTTCAACCCGGCCGACCTGTGGCCGTCATCCCGGATCGTCAGCTGGCTCAGCAGCGCCGTGCGCCGCAGCGAGGAGATCCGTCAAACCTCGTTCGGGATCCTCGACGAAATCATCAAGGACCACCTGGAGAGGATGGagcgtggcgacggcggcgaggtcgaagACCTCCTCGACGTGCTGCTGAAGGTACAGAAGGATGGTGAGCTGCCGATCCCCCTCGACACGGACGTCATCAAAGTCGCCATCACT GACATCTTCGCCGGCAGCGAGACGACAGCGCCGACGCTGGAgtgggccatggcggagctcgtCCAGAACCCCAAGGTCATGGagcgggcgacggcggaggtGCGACGCGCCTTCGCCGCGCACGGGTCGGTGCGGGAGGAGAAGCTCGTGGAGGCGGGGCTCCAGTACCTGCCCCTCGTCATCCGCGAGACGCTCCGGCTGCACACGCCACTGCCGTTTCTGATCCCGCAGGCGTGCCAGGAACCCTGCCGCGTGCTGGGCTACGACGTGCCGCAGGGCATCACGGTGATGGTGAACGCATGGGCGCTGGGCCGCGACGAGCGCTACTGGCCGGGGGACCCCGACGCGTTCCGGCCGGAGCGgttcgaggccggcggcggaagCGCGGCGGATTTCAAGGGCACCGACTACGAGCTCCTGCCGTTCGGTGCCGGGCGGAGGATGTGCCCTGGCCTGGGGTTTGGGCTGGCCAACATGGAGCTCGCGCTCGCCAGCCTCCTCTTCCACTTCGACTGGGAGGTGCCCGGCGGCGCCAAGCTCGACATGACCGAGGCGTTCGGCATCACCGCGCACCGGAAATCCAGGCTCCTGCTCCGCCCCATCCTTCGCGTTCCTGTGCCAGGCGTCTAG